In Euphorbia lathyris chromosome 10, ddEupLath1.1, whole genome shotgun sequence, a single genomic region encodes these proteins:
- the LOC136208722 gene encoding serine/arginine-rich splicing factor RS2Z33 isoform X4: MKRDYAFVEFSDPRDADDARYHLDGKDFDGSRIIVEFAKGVPRGSREYLGRGPPPGSGRCFNCGIDGHWARDCKAGDWKNKCYRCGERGHIERNCKNSPKKLKRGRSYSRSPARSRSHSPRRGRSRSPSYSRGRSYSRSRSPPPKRERSIEHDDRRSLSPEPKNGVLSKSRKRSPTPDEGSPRPSPKSRKQDDQQDRSEYSGSPRRSRSPRRQSPVAGRYGSRSPIQTNGRSRSRSPSPRDDRSPVDDDYEDNRRSPRGSRSPRVSRSPRGSESP; encoded by the exons ATGAAGCGTGACTATGCATTTGTT GAATTTAGTGATCCTCGAGACGCTGATGATGCAAGATACCATCTGGATGGCAAGGATTTTGACGGGAGCCGTATTATTGTGGAATTTGCAAAAGGG GTACCTCGCGGTTCTCGGGAATATTTGGGTAGGGGTCCTCCTCCAGGATCTGGGCGTTGCTTTAATTGTGGAATAGATGGTCATTGGGCTCGTGATTGCAAAGCTGGGGATTGGAAGAATAAGTGTTATCGCTGCGGAGAAAGAGGCCATATAGAGAGAAACTGCAAGAACAGTCCAAAGAAGCTAAA AAGAGGCCGGAGTTACTCTCGATCTCCTGCTAGGTCACGGTCACACTCACCACGCCGAGGCAGAAGCCGTAGCCCAAGTTACAGCAGAGGTCGCAGCTACAG CCGGTCAAGATCTCCACCACCAAAGAGAGAGCGAAGCATTGAGCATGATGACAGGAGGTCCCTGAGCCCTGAGCCAAAGAATGGTGTGCTCTCAAAGAGTAGGAAGCGCAGCCCAACACCTGATGAAGGCAGCCCACGACCTTCACCCAAGTCCCGGAAACAGGATGATCAGCAAGATAGGTCAGAATATAGTGGTAGCCCAAGGAGGAGCAGGAGCCCTAGAAGACAAAGCCCGGTAGCTGGGAGGTATGGAAGTCGAAGTCCAATTCAGACTAATGGCCGAAGCCGAAGCCGCAGTCCTAGTCCTCGGGATGACAGGAGCCCAGTTGATGATGACTATGAGGATAATCGCCGTTCTCCAAGAGGCAGCCGCTCTCCAAGAGTTAGCCGTTCTCCTAGAGGCAGTGAGTCGCCTTAG
- the LOC136208722 gene encoding serine/arginine-rich splicing factor RS2Z33 isoform X2, whose amino-acid sequence MPRYDDRYANTRLYVGHLASRTRSRDLEYLFSKYGRVRDVDMKRDYAFVEFSDPRDADDARYHLDGKDFDGSRIIVEFAKGVPRGSREYLGRGPPPGSGRCFNCGIDGHWARDCKAGDWKNKCYRCGERGHIERNCKNSPKKLKGRSYSRSPARSRSHSPRRGRSRSPSYSRGRSYSRSRSPPPKRERSIEHDDRRSLSPEPKNGVLSKSRKRSPTPDEGSPRPSPKSRKQDDQQDRSEYSGSPRRSRSPRRQSPVAGRYGSRSPIQTNGRSRSRSPSPRDDRSPVDDDYEDNRRSPRGSRSPRVSRSPRGSESP is encoded by the exons ATGCCACGATATGATGATCGATATGCTAATACTCGCCTCTACGTTGGACATCTTGCCTCTCGCACAAGGTCACGAGATCTTGAATATCTTTTCAGCAAATATGGAAG AGTACGAGATGTGGATATGAAGCGTGACTATGCATTTGTT GAATTTAGTGATCCTCGAGACGCTGATGATGCAAGATACCATCTGGATGGCAAGGATTTTGACGGGAGCCGTATTATTGTGGAATTTGCAAAAGGG GTACCTCGCGGTTCTCGGGAATATTTGGGTAGGGGTCCTCCTCCAGGATCTGGGCGTTGCTTTAATTGTGGAATAGATGGTCATTGGGCTCGTGATTGCAAAGCTGGGGATTGGAAGAATAAGTGTTATCGCTGCGGAGAAAGAGGCCATATAGAGAGAAACTGCAAGAACAGTCCAAAGAAGCTAAA AGGCCGGAGTTACTCTCGATCTCCTGCTAGGTCACGGTCACACTCACCACGCCGAGGCAGAAGCCGTAGCCCAAGTTACAGCAGAGGTCGCAGCTACAG CCGGTCAAGATCTCCACCACCAAAGAGAGAGCGAAGCATTGAGCATGATGACAGGAGGTCCCTGAGCCCTGAGCCAAAGAATGGTGTGCTCTCAAAGAGTAGGAAGCGCAGCCCAACACCTGATGAAGGCAGCCCACGACCTTCACCCAAGTCCCGGAAACAGGATGATCAGCAAGATAGGTCAGAATATAGTGGTAGCCCAAGGAGGAGCAGGAGCCCTAGAAGACAAAGCCCGGTAGCTGGGAGGTATGGAAGTCGAAGTCCAATTCAGACTAATGGCCGAAGCCGAAGCCGCAGTCCTAGTCCTCGGGATGACAGGAGCCCAGTTGATGATGACTATGAGGATAATCGCCGTTCTCCAAGAGGCAGCCGCTCTCCAAGAGTTAGCCGTTCTCCTAGAGGCAGTGAGTCGCCTTAG
- the LOC136209089 gene encoding uncharacterized protein, whose product MSCAVSVPLCNSGIWAGAQKDKKKKSRKVGNGGFGCKRKEEVWRCVEGCGACCKLVKGPSFATPEEIFTNPSDIQLYRSLIGPDGWCIHYQKTTRKCSIYPERPYFCRVEADVFQSLYGISNKHFNKEACSSCRDTIKSTYGPHSKELDTFNDSGSVSASA is encoded by the exons ATGTCTTGCGCTGTGAGTGTTCCCCTCTGCAACAGCGGCATCTGGGCTGGTGCGcagaaagataagaagaaaaaATCGCGGAAGGTGGGAAATGGGGGTTTCGGATGCAAGAGGAAGGAGGAAGTATGGCGTTGCGTTGAAGGTTGTGGCGCATGCTGCAAGCTGGTTAAAGGACCCTCCTTCGCCACTCCTGAAGAAATCTTCACCAATCCCTCCGACATACAG CTTTACAGAAGCTTAATAGGCCCTGATGGATGGTGCATTCACTATCAAAAAACAACTCGCAAGTGCTCTATTTACCCTG AGCGTCCATATTTTTGTCGAGTGGAGGCAGATGTATTCCAGTCATTGTATGGGATTAGTAACAAGCATTTCAACAAGGAGGCTTGCAG TTCATGTAGAGATACCATTAAGTCAACCTATGGTCCTCATTCCAAGGAGTTGGATACTTTCAATGACTCTGGTTCTGTTTCTGCTTCTGCTtaa
- the LOC136208722 gene encoding serine/arginine-rich splicing factor RS2Z33 isoform X3 — MVSLVCFCSYFFKQEFSDPRDADDARYHLDGKDFDGSRIIVEFAKGVPRGSREYLGRGPPPGSGRCFNCGIDGHWARDCKAGDWKNKCYRCGERGHIERNCKNSPKKLKRGRSYSRSPARSRSHSPRRGRSRSPSYSRGRSYSRSRSPPPKRERSIEHDDRRSLSPEPKNGVLSKSRKRSPTPDEGSPRPSPKSRKQDDQQDRSEYSGSPRRSRSPRRQSPVAGRYGSRSPIQTNGRSRSRSPSPRDDRSPVDDDYEDNRRSPRGSRSPRVSRSPRGSESP, encoded by the exons ATGGTCTCCCTTGTTTGTTTCTGTTCTTACTTCTTCAAACAGGAATTTAGTGATCCTCGAGACGCTGATGATGCAAGATACCATCTGGATGGCAAGGATTTTGACGGGAGCCGTATTATTGTGGAATTTGCAAAAGGG GTACCTCGCGGTTCTCGGGAATATTTGGGTAGGGGTCCTCCTCCAGGATCTGGGCGTTGCTTTAATTGTGGAATAGATGGTCATTGGGCTCGTGATTGCAAAGCTGGGGATTGGAAGAATAAGTGTTATCGCTGCGGAGAAAGAGGCCATATAGAGAGAAACTGCAAGAACAGTCCAAAGAAGCTAAA AAGAGGCCGGAGTTACTCTCGATCTCCTGCTAGGTCACGGTCACACTCACCACGCCGAGGCAGAAGCCGTAGCCCAAGTTACAGCAGAGGTCGCAGCTACAG CCGGTCAAGATCTCCACCACCAAAGAGAGAGCGAAGCATTGAGCATGATGACAGGAGGTCCCTGAGCCCTGAGCCAAAGAATGGTGTGCTCTCAAAGAGTAGGAAGCGCAGCCCAACACCTGATGAAGGCAGCCCACGACCTTCACCCAAGTCCCGGAAACAGGATGATCAGCAAGATAGGTCAGAATATAGTGGTAGCCCAAGGAGGAGCAGGAGCCCTAGAAGACAAAGCCCGGTAGCTGGGAGGTATGGAAGTCGAAGTCCAATTCAGACTAATGGCCGAAGCCGAAGCCGCAGTCCTAGTCCTCGGGATGACAGGAGCCCAGTTGATGATGACTATGAGGATAATCGCCGTTCTCCAAGAGGCAGCCGCTCTCCAAGAGTTAGCCGTTCTCCTAGAGGCAGTGAGTCGCCTTAG
- the LOC136208722 gene encoding serine/arginine-rich splicing factor RS2Z33 isoform X1, giving the protein MPRYDDRYANTRLYVGHLASRTRSRDLEYLFSKYGRVRDVDMKRDYAFVEFSDPRDADDARYHLDGKDFDGSRIIVEFAKGVPRGSREYLGRGPPPGSGRCFNCGIDGHWARDCKAGDWKNKCYRCGERGHIERNCKNSPKKLKRGRSYSRSPARSRSHSPRRGRSRSPSYSRGRSYSRSRSPPPKRERSIEHDDRRSLSPEPKNGVLSKSRKRSPTPDEGSPRPSPKSRKQDDQQDRSEYSGSPRRSRSPRRQSPVAGRYGSRSPIQTNGRSRSRSPSPRDDRSPVDDDYEDNRRSPRGSRSPRVSRSPRGSESP; this is encoded by the exons ATGCCACGATATGATGATCGATATGCTAATACTCGCCTCTACGTTGGACATCTTGCCTCTCGCACAAGGTCACGAGATCTTGAATATCTTTTCAGCAAATATGGAAG AGTACGAGATGTGGATATGAAGCGTGACTATGCATTTGTT GAATTTAGTGATCCTCGAGACGCTGATGATGCAAGATACCATCTGGATGGCAAGGATTTTGACGGGAGCCGTATTATTGTGGAATTTGCAAAAGGG GTACCTCGCGGTTCTCGGGAATATTTGGGTAGGGGTCCTCCTCCAGGATCTGGGCGTTGCTTTAATTGTGGAATAGATGGTCATTGGGCTCGTGATTGCAAAGCTGGGGATTGGAAGAATAAGTGTTATCGCTGCGGAGAAAGAGGCCATATAGAGAGAAACTGCAAGAACAGTCCAAAGAAGCTAAA AAGAGGCCGGAGTTACTCTCGATCTCCTGCTAGGTCACGGTCACACTCACCACGCCGAGGCAGAAGCCGTAGCCCAAGTTACAGCAGAGGTCGCAGCTACAG CCGGTCAAGATCTCCACCACCAAAGAGAGAGCGAAGCATTGAGCATGATGACAGGAGGTCCCTGAGCCCTGAGCCAAAGAATGGTGTGCTCTCAAAGAGTAGGAAGCGCAGCCCAACACCTGATGAAGGCAGCCCACGACCTTCACCCAAGTCCCGGAAACAGGATGATCAGCAAGATAGGTCAGAATATAGTGGTAGCCCAAGGAGGAGCAGGAGCCCTAGAAGACAAAGCCCGGTAGCTGGGAGGTATGGAAGTCGAAGTCCAATTCAGACTAATGGCCGAAGCCGAAGCCGCAGTCCTAGTCCTCGGGATGACAGGAGCCCAGTTGATGATGACTATGAGGATAATCGCCGTTCTCCAAGAGGCAGCCGCTCTCCAAGAGTTAGCCGTTCTCCTAGAGGCAGTGAGTCGCCTTAG
- the LOC136209088 gene encoding uncharacterized protein: protein MPSAHHAYDSTPANSQLRSQNSSLHTAINSSSLTRRPINQNLAMLICFLLLYLTDIPGTLSSAVVTLDSIKIYNTHEWLKTSKPDVYFSCKGENKTFLPDVKEVNVSYTFNGEESWQPLTENASKKCKRCGFYEKDTFKPDDVYDEWEFCPSAFEDSNGKYVRHKKNEFDATFLCPMCLSLAADLNSGASLPQKGNGMHIFLVILICVVVSTVLVLGVILLHKYWQKKKREQDQARFLKLFEDEDGIEDELGLDLEM from the exons ATGCCATCTGCGCATCACGCGTATGATAGCACACCAGCGAACAGTCAGCTGCGATCGCAAAATTCAAGCTTACACACCGCCATTAATTCCTCATCTCTCACCAGACGCCCGATCAACCAAAACTTAGCTATGTTGATTTGTTTTCTGCTATTATACCTCACCGATATTCCTG GTACTCTATCATCAGCTGTTGTGACGCTCGATTCAATTAAAATCTACAACACTCATGAGTGGCTAAAAACCTCTAAGCCGGATGTATATTTCTCTTGTAAAGGAGAGAACAAGACGTTTTTGCCCGATGTCAAGGAAGTTAATGTCTCTTATACCTTCAATGGCGAAGAATCTTGGCAG CCTCTAACCGAAAACGCTAGCAAGAAGTGCAAGAGATGTGGATTCTACGAGAAGGATACCTTCAAACCTGATGATGTGTATGATGAATGGGAATTTTGTCCCTCAGCTTTTGAGGATTCTAATGGAAAATATGTGCGTCACAAGAAGAATGAATTTGATGCTACCTTCTTGTGTCCTATGTGTTTATCTCTAGCTGCTG ATTTGAACTCTGGTGCAAGCTTGCCTCAGAAGGGGAACGGAATGCATATTTTTCTGGTGATATTGATCTGTGTTGTGGTTTCAACAGTATTAGTCCTTGGGGTTATACTGCTGCACAAGTACTggcaaaagaagaagagggagCAAGATCAAGCTCGATTCTTGAAGCtatttgaagatgaagatggcaTTGAGGACGAACTCGGCTTAGACTTGGAAATGTAA